One Mycolicibacterium pulveris genomic region harbors:
- a CDS encoding TIGR04338 family metallohydrolase, producing the protein MTPRDSQRAKVYAAEDFVRTLFDRASERGNPVVEFFGTQLTLPPEGRFGSVSAVQRYVDDVLSLPAVRGRWPGGPPLTVRARRGLSAAHYERTDAGAVIAVPERRSNWALRELVVLHEIAHHLCDAQPPHGPQFVATFCDLAEAVMGPEVAHVLRVVYVKEGVR; encoded by the coding sequence TGCCGCAGAGGATTTCGTGCGCACCCTGTTCGACCGGGCCAGCGAGCGCGGCAACCCGGTGGTGGAGTTCTTCGGCACACAGTTGACGCTTCCCCCCGAGGGGCGGTTCGGCTCGGTGTCGGCGGTGCAGCGCTATGTCGACGACGTGCTGAGCCTGCCCGCGGTTCGGGGTCGCTGGCCGGGCGGTCCGCCGTTGACGGTCCGCGCGCGACGCGGCCTGTCGGCGGCGCACTACGAACGCACCGACGCCGGGGCCGTCATCGCCGTTCCGGAGCGTCGCAGCAACTGGGCGTTGCGGGAACTCGTCGTGCTACACGAGATCGCGCACCACCTCTGCGACGCCCAGCCGCCGCACGGCCCGCAGTTCGTCGCGACCTTCTGCGACCTCGCTGAGGCGGTGATGGGTCCCGAGGTGGCCCATGTACTGCGGGTGGTCTACGTCAAAGAGGGTGTGCGTTAG